CATCCTCTTAGACTATTCTACCTTACTAAACAAATTATGTATTATTCCACAACAATGAATGCATTTGCTAAATTACGACTCTTAGCAAATACAGCCTCTTGTTGTGCCCCTCACAACCTAGCAATATGCTAAATTTACTATACAGTTtaacctcctatggacgtattatTCTTATGCTAATGAGAAAGTTTTTCTACTCCATGACACCGAGTTTTGATTACCTTGGGATGACCACAAATAGTCTATCATCCGTATACAAAGCCCTTATATAAGTACTAAATTCTTCGAATTAACAATTTTCATCACTTCTGTGAGCTTTGAATAACTCTTTTAGTCACCAAACAATATATCtatccttacatggtctcatcctttaccaagaacCCTATTTGTCTTAAGCACTATCAAGTTTTGTTGCCAATATTGAGCCATAGCTTGAACTTAGCCATCCTAATGTTTGTGCACTATGCAGTCTTCCTAGCTCACTTATCCATATGGTGCCTCTCACGTTAAGGGTTAATCATTCTTCTAATCGTCAATCTCAAACGATCATCCCTCTAAGCAACTCCTTTTCTTATATCTCTTTGTCCATTTCTCTCAAACGGTCATGCATATTGGTTGCCTTCAACGTTATCCCACTAGGTCTCACATATTTGTATATTCAATATTTCTAAGTGTGCATATCCCGCTCTAATAttatttgtcacggacttagttaatTTTTCTTAAGTCATATGACACCCTTGCATATCCGTCTGGAAGGGGTCAACCTCCCTAAAACCTCTTATAGTCCCTTAAGAGCTTGTAAAAGAGAAGacaagttaaaaaaatatttaatttgagATCCTACGAGTAGGCATTTTAGTAAATACTTAATagataatacaaattacaaacataaagtTTGTATGCTCTAAAGTTTGTAGGGTCCAAGATCATACACTATAGTAAAAAATCtctataagtgtccacatgatactgtTGTAGAACTAGATAGTAAATCAACCTTAGACACTATTTCAAAAGCCCAGGTAGCTCCAAGGAGGGTATGCTGATTGACACTCTATATTACTTTTGAAAACTCACAAAATGATTGTTTGGatgatttatttttagataattttacctCTATTTGATAACTACTGTATTTATAAGACTAAaacaattataaaaataaataaaaataggaCTATCAAGTTTACTATAAGTTTTTGtaaatcataaataaatcaaaaaatataaacatatataaagaTTACATTGAATactatttatatagatttatcTATAATATCTCCGCCCAACTCTCCACTTTATTTGTGAAGGACATCACGGGACCATCTCCACTTTAATATCATCAAAATGATCTTGTGCTCCATGCTTCTTGtcttttattttactatttaattaaatattttctatCAAAATTAGACTTGATCAAAAGGTTTTAATTTAAGCAAAACTAAAGGAAATGAAAAGGATATTAAATACTTTTTTTCACATCAATTTCACACTAATCCAGCACCTGATATCACATACTATCTTTCACAACTGATGTTAGGAAAAATAAGCtctcaatataaaatatttaatctcataatattttatttttataactataaatcttttaatataaaattttaaaaatataaggatcacCAGAATAAGAGAGTGGTAcatgaataaatatataattaacctaaGTTTTTTATATGAATAGGGTCTTTTCGAAGCAATGGTGATGATGGAATGTGAAACATTGCCCAAGTCTTCTCCTCTAGAGCACTCTGGACGGAAGATCTATTCATGTAAATGGAAATGTCTATTAATGAAAGGAGAAAGTTACGTAGGTAAGGAAAGGCAGCTGAAGAAAAGTCTGCCTTTCACACACTGCAGTCCCAAATATATTATTTGGTCATGACCGGGCCATCGATTTGTGTCTGATAGAACCCATCAAAACCACTGTGAAGGATTCTGATGGCATGCGTTGACGCAAGTTTCTGAAAGTTGACCTTGGATTCAAAGTCAAAGTTGTTTGAGGAGCTTTTCACATTATTAAATCGGAAATTTATATTCGAGGGCAGTGATGTGTTAGACCAAACTCATGGAAGCACGGCAGCCACGGACACAAGAGGTGCAGTGATCTTGAGGGCCACTCGACGTATACATACTGACCCCTCCAACCTTGGAAAGTTGATCAGCGACGTAATAATTGAGCACATAAATCAATTTAAGCCTTTTTTTagccttctgcatcttcttttacGTTAAGAAAACAAAACATCAAGATCAAGCCACAATCTGCACCTCGAAACACTGTATGAAGAAGGATAAATGACCTCCTCCTCTTTGCTTCAGAAATAGGAACAGATGATCACCTCCTCGAGATAACATGAGAACGTTATCGACCTCCTCCTCTCCCCACCACCACAGCCGCCGCCCCTTGGCTTCGTCTAAAGCCAATCGGCCAAAAGTCCGCTCCCGTCTTTCTTCCGTTCATTATCGTTCTTTTTATCTGTTCCTTCTGCTCCGTCCCATTCCAACAGGCTGTTGCTTTCCGACTCGCCACCCTCGCGGCCCCACGCGCCTGCGTCCCATCCGACGGTACGAGGAAAACTAAGGGCGGGAAAATTTATGTAGAATAAGGAATAGAAGTCAAAATAAAGAAAGGTGCTCGCATCCGTCGCGAGACCTGCGTTTCTTGCCCCGTCAAAAAGAACGGCGCCGCGCGGCCACCGTCCGTCACGGTGACCTGTCCTCAACGTGTGTAGATTATGGCGCTCCATGTGACATCACGTGAGTTACTTCCTTCCCCACGCGTAGCATCCGCGATTTGCCACTTTCCCGTGCGTCCAAACTGAATAGCACAACAATAAGAGGTTGCCCGACCGAACACCATGTTGGTCCCACGTGGGTAGAGCAAAGGGTGAGCCCGACAGGGTTACTGAAATTCTTGCTCTCCGACTCCAACGCCATGCCCTTCAATGAAGCCCTTGATTGCGTGCATGTGGCCCCGGACGACAAATCACACGACAGAGCTCCGTTGCCGACACGTGCTCCCTTCGCCTTAATTGTTCCACATTACTCTACGCGTGTCGCCCAAGCCACTCCGACGTAGTTCCCCGTTCAGGTCCAATGCACTCGCGACACGTCGTTGGACTCCCCACTGTGTTCCATGCCACCTCCTTGTACGGTAGCTGTGACCTCGATAGATGAGCTCCGACCATCTATCGTTACGTTGTCATTTTCCTAAAACGCCCCTCCTTTAAGGCTTCCCCCTAGAAATCATGCTAATTAGAACGGCCGACGAGACAGCACAAGGCCGTGGCTGTCCTCCGGCCTCATCGACAATTCTATCAAAACATGGCTTCGACGGGTGTGAAATTGATGTCCGGGTTCACGTGGAGACCGTTACCTGAACAATTTAAATCCACCGCCAACGTCTACATTTGTGGTCAAAACAATTAGAAGTTGAATATTGCATTAAGCCAAGTTAAtagaattttatttttctaaaatatcttCCCCCGGTTCGATCCTCCATTTTAATTTAGTGATGCTTGCAGATAGTTTGAATTTGAATTCATGTGTAGCCTAAACTCGAGAAAACATAAACGAGGCCGTCCGTTCATGTCTGCTGCTACTTCCCATGTTATCCGGTTATGGTGCAGGTCGTGATTAGTTGCCTGAGTAAGGGTAGCGTGGGAAGAGCCACAAGGGATAAGAATGACAGTGTGGGAGGGGAATGGGAGGTGTGGACCCGGGTCGGAATGGGTAGGTCAGGCTGGGCGTTGCTGGCGCGCGACGCCCGCGGTGGGCCCCATTCACAGACCGTCCGTTTCTTGTGCAGGAGACGTGCGTTTGCAACCTTTTTAAACACCCGAGTCCTCCCCTGCGCTCCTCTCTGGGCTCAGCTTtgttctctttcctctccctcctctCGTTTTCATTCTTCCCCCAACCAAAACAGGCGCGGACAAGTAGCAGGagcgagaagaaagaaagaaagggagaTGGAGATCTCGATTTCTTTTTGATCCGTTACGAGGTTTCTGTAAACACAGTAGACAAACAGGGGTTTCTGTAGAAGAAGAAATGGAATTGGCGGATGAGTACCAGAAGCTCGTTAACAGAATGATGAACACTCCCAGGTGAGCCAATCTTTCGTTTCCCTGCTTCTCTACGTTGTCTTTGCGCCAGATCTATTCATTCCTCTTTGTCTCTCCCTGTCTTTTCTTGGTTCGTAAGATGTTAATGTCCTCCCTCTATGTTTGTCTTCAATTTTCATTTCGAGATCCACTGTTTTTCGAAATCTAATGGGGTTTGTTATCGATCGTGATGGCAGGGTGGTGATCGACAATGCAGTGTGCGCGACGGCGACGGTGGTGAGGGTCAACAGCGCCCGGAAGCACGGCATGCTGCTGGAGGCCGTGCAGGTGCTCACCGACCTCGGCCTCACCATCCAGAAGGGCTATATCTCCTCCGACGGCCGCTGGTTCATGGATGTCTTCCACGTCGTCGACGGCCGCGGCCACAAGCTCCTGGACCCCACCCTCCTTTCTCGCATCGAGCGATCCCTCGGCGGCGAAGCGTGGTCATCCTCCTCCGCTGAGGACGGCTCCAACAACCACGACGACGGTGATGACGGCGGCCTGGCGGGTCTCACGGCGCTGGAGCTCACCGGCACCGACCGCCCGGGCCTCCTCTCCGAGGTCTTCGCCGTGCTCCGGGACCTGGAGTGCGACGTGGTAGAGGCCAAGGTGTGGACCCACAACGGCCGCATCGCCTCCCTCATCTTCGTCAAGGACCACGACTCGGGCTCCCTCATCGCGGATGCGCACCGCGTCCATCGCATCGAGGGCCGCCTCCGAAACGTCCTTAGCGGTGATCACGACGTCCGCGGGGCCAAGACCACCGTGGCCTCCCCCACCATGACCCACTCCGACCGCCGCCTCCACCAGCTCATGTTCGCGGACCGTGATTACGAGCGTGTCTCCTCTAACGAGGCCTCTTCGTCGTCGTCGAAGTTGTTGATCTCTGTTCAGAATTGGACCGAACGCGGGTACTCCGTGGTCAGCGTGCAGTGCCGCGACCGCCCGAAGCTCCTATTCGACGTCGTGTGCACGCTTACCGACATGGAGTACGTCGTCTTCCATGGCACCTTTGGTACTGACGCCGACCGCGCCTATCAGGTAGATATTCATCGACAAGTCTCGTTTCCCCATTTGATCGTTGGGAAAATTGTTGGATTAATTGGTTTTTGAGTTTTGTCGATCGATTGCAGGAATTCTACATACGGCATATGGATGGAAGTCCGATCAGTTCGGAGGCAGAGCGGCAGCGAGTGATCCAATGCTTGCAAGCTGCAGTCGAGCGCAGGGCATCTGAGGTAACCTTCTTCCTCTGGTTCAGTTCTCAGTAATATTCTTTTCATTCATTGCTTATAAAGCGAGCGCCAGTATTCCGTACGATTCCTCTTTCCAGCCTCTGTTTGGCTCACTGTCGCTCCTCGATCAGGGAATGAGGCTGGAGCTGAGCATGCCGGACCGGAAGGGCTTGCTGGCGGACGTGACCCGGACGTTCCGCGAGAACGGCCTCTCAGTGACGAGGGCGGAGATCACGACCAAGTCCGGGGAGGCCAAGAACGAGTTCTGCGTCGCTGACACGAACGGCCAGCCGCCGGACCGCCGCGCGATTCATGCCGTCATCGAATGGATCGGAAAGGACCACCTCAAGTTGAACGAGCAACGCATGGTTTGGTCCTTCCAGGACCCGTCGCCGGAGGAGGCGGCCGGCGTCTTCAGCCTGGGGAACCTGGTGATGAGGAATCTATACTACCTAGGCCTCATCAAATCCTGTTCCTAGAAACCACCGAATCATGCGTTGGCTCATTGAACCGTGCTCTAACTTCCCTTGGGTCCTtgccttttaccaagtcattcgaGTGAAAAGGTCTGGAAGCAGCAAGTGGTGAAAGCGAGAATATGGAAGCATATGACTCATGCAAAAGGGGCATCGGGGTCCCACGCGGTGGTTACAGCTGTGTACGTTAAGGTAATTTGAATATATCCAAAGTTATAGGTTGGGTAGATGAGATATCCGCAAAACAAAGCATATGGCTGCCATTGTTAGGTAAAAGCGGTGGTTGCGCTGGTGCCATTCCTGCCAGCTGTGGACTAAAATGATGGTGGGGGGGTGGTTTTCTATTACTGTTCTTGCTCTTTTGTTACACATGTACATATCCACACGACTTGTACACATGCCCACGAACATGC
Above is a genomic segment from Musa acuminata AAA Group cultivar baxijiao chromosome BXJ3-4, Cavendish_Baxijiao_AAA, whole genome shotgun sequence containing:
- the LOC103977327 gene encoding ACT domain-containing protein ACR8; protein product: MELADEYQKLVNRMMNTPRVVIDNAVCATATVVRVNSARKHGMLLEAVQVLTDLGLTIQKGYISSDGRWFMDVFHVVDGRGHKLLDPTLLSRIERSLGGEAWSSSSAEDGSNNHDDGDDGGLAGLTALELTGTDRPGLLSEVFAVLRDLECDVVEAKVWTHNGRIASLIFVKDHDSGSLIADAHRVHRIEGRLRNVLSGDHDVRGAKTTVASPTMTHSDRRLHQLMFADRDYERVSSNEASSSSSKLLISVQNWTERGYSVVSVQCRDRPKLLFDVVCTLTDMEYVVFHGTFGTDADRAYQEFYIRHMDGSPISSEAERQRVIQCLQAAVERRASEGMRLELSMPDRKGLLADVTRTFRENGLSVTRAEITTKSGEAKNEFCVADTNGQPPDRRAIHAVIEWIGKDHLKLNEQRMVWSFQDPSPEEAAGVFSLGNLVMRNLYYLGLIKSCS